A genome region from Thermococcus onnurineus NA1 includes the following:
- a CDS encoding S8 family peptidase, translated as MNRKVTIGSLMALLLLAAIFAVPAVAEKPETIRVVAHIDRGHFKADAVKGIGGKIVYEFKLIDAVVIDIPANAVGKLAKLDGVTKVEYDHMAQVYRGGPPWLISQPTQPAQTVPWGIERVQAPTVWSITDGSSNGVIEVAVLDTGADWDHPDIAANIVWGISTIGGVVSTDPADWYDGNGHGTHVIGTIAALNNDIGVVGVAPNVEIYAIKVLDDRGSGTYTDIAIGIEQAVLGPDGVLDADGDGIVVGDPDDDAAEVISMSLGGPSDDQYLHDMIIQAYNYGVVIVAASGNEAADQPSYPAIYPEVIAVGATDSTDAIAYFSNLQPEVSAPGVDILSTYPDDTYESLSGTSMATPHVSGVVALIQAAYYNKYGKVLPVGTFDDMNTNTIRGILHVTADDLGDPGWDIYYGYGIVRADLAVQAALG; from the coding sequence ATGAACAGGAAAGTGACTATAGGTAGTTTAATGGCCCTGTTGCTTCTGGCAGCAATCTTTGCCGTCCCCGCTGTCGCTGAGAAGCCAGAGACTATCAGGGTTGTCGCACACATAGACAGGGGCCACTTCAAGGCCGATGCCGTCAAGGGAATCGGGGGTAAAATCGTCTACGAGTTCAAGCTGATCGATGCCGTTGTCATTGATATCCCAGCTAATGCCGTCGGCAAGCTGGCTAAGCTCGACGGCGTTACCAAGGTCGAGTACGACCACATGGCTCAGGTTTACAGGGGCGGTCCGCCGTGGCTCATCAGCCAACCGACCCAGCCTGCTCAGACGGTTCCGTGGGGAATTGAGCGTGTTCAGGCCCCAACCGTCTGGAGCATAACCGACGGCTCCAGCAACGGCGTCATTGAAGTTGCAGTCCTCGACACTGGAGCCGACTGGGACCACCCGGACATTGCCGCCAACATTGTCTGGGGAATTAGCACCATTGGTGGTGTTGTCAGCACGGATCCTGCTGACTGGTACGACGGAAACGGCCACGGAACCCACGTTATAGGAACCATAGCGGCCCTTAACAACGACATTGGTGTCGTCGGAGTTGCTCCGAACGTTGAGATCTACGCCATCAAGGTCCTTGATGACAGGGGAAGCGGAACCTACACTGACATAGCCATTGGTATAGAGCAGGCCGTTCTCGGTCCGGACGGAGTCCTCGACGCTGACGGAGATGGAATAGTCGTTGGCGACCCGGATGACGACGCTGCCGAGGTCATAAGCATGTCTCTCGGCGGTCCGAGCGATGACCAGTACCTCCACGACATGATAATCCAGGCCTACAACTACGGCGTTGTCATAGTTGCTGCCAGCGGCAACGAGGCCGCTGACCAGCCGAGCTACCCGGCTATCTACCCGGAGGTCATCGCCGTTGGTGCCACCGACTCAACCGACGCCATAGCTTACTTCAGCAACCTCCAGCCTGAGGTCAGCGCTCCGGGTGTTGACATCCTCAGCACCTATCCGGACGACACCTACGAGAGCCTCAGCGGAACCAGCATGGCTACTCCGCACGTCAGCGGTGTTGTTGCCCTCATCCAGGCTGCCTACTACAACAAGTACGGCAAGGTTCTCCCGGTTGGAACCTTCGATGACATGAACACCAACACCATCAGGGGAATCCTCCACGTTACGGCCGATGACCTTGGAGATCCAGGATGGGACATATACTACGGTTATGGAATAGTGAGGGCTGACCTGGCCGTCCAGGCGGCCCTTGGTTGA
- a CDS encoding prenyltransferase/squalene oxidase repeat-containing protein: MKKVLALMMIVFMLIPAVSAGTIDGSVKFLGDSAESTKQTREISLAVMALSGATSDLDGGIVPDISTLLETLLSYQNPDGGWGLYPGETSNVLDTAYAVIALERAYPHLDTMTKTKIRPALENGISYLFSAKSENGWGYIPGTPVSCYPTVMTVWALGEAGYTYNSQIVRDAIKYLENASCEIPGYEALALKLIAYHSTGYPVDKETIDEVKDVLLNGEITMKERAMLTYALVLHTPVDFDTARILIKLESYSKTSNDLVYWMNTPNLFSSTELIATTSFALMALSTSFEILPPSEVKNPYEMPCQALKNMQNPDGGWGLTLNSPSDEKATYYALMAIKECYPEKEAIDKAVAWAREAFQKDALWIEQDGRMSVGYYYALEILLMYNDLTEEEKAQAIELIRSAQLDYGLWGNTVLGPQPYETALAVKALRDLGVPSDDPLIQKAKDWLLSITNDGWGTYVTTRYFAYMLKPDVLTTLTVLEALDGIATPEELQPHIEWLIEQRINGGWPYWKTYYVWEKNKEFPGTPSVELTVRVTDLLIKYGHNYTNETLDFVMEARDSGLIEDKTLETASAILYLSRFQYIPPVNLYDIERALNTDVFQIIAPGMDPESVNEIITTLNDLFSGGFIPANSTVIGEESYIVMANFGDYCIRDYNPYIRFYIEDGTVTVGNVTVPTDKAVVLVPGKTPKGVVFFIFYEPENVEIAKEIFTTGFIRYIRGEAMVLLRENGKVRVIVVG, translated from the coding sequence ATGAAGAAAGTTCTGGCTTTAATGATGATTGTTTTCATGTTGATTCCAGCCGTTAGTGCCGGAACGATAGATGGCTCTGTAAAGTTTCTTGGTGACTCGGCTGAATCTACAAAGCAGACGAGGGAAATAAGCCTGGCAGTCATGGCATTATCCGGGGCTACCAGCGACCTGGACGGGGGCATTGTCCCGGACATCTCAACCCTTTTGGAGACGCTTCTCTCATATCAGAACCCGGATGGGGGATGGGGTCTTTATCCAGGTGAGACAAGCAACGTCCTCGACACTGCATATGCCGTCATAGCGCTGGAGAGAGCGTATCCCCATCTGGATACAATGACCAAGACGAAGATAAGGCCAGCCCTCGAAAATGGAATTTCCTATCTCTTCTCTGCGAAGAGCGAGAACGGCTGGGGCTATATCCCGGGAACACCTGTTTCATGCTACCCGACGGTCATGACTGTGTGGGCCCTCGGTGAGGCTGGCTACACCTACAACAGCCAGATTGTTCGCGATGCGATTAAATATCTTGAAAACGCCTCCTGTGAGATTCCCGGTTACGAAGCCCTCGCCCTTAAGCTCATCGCATATCACAGCACAGGATATCCCGTCGACAAAGAGACTATAGATGAAGTCAAGGACGTCCTCCTCAACGGCGAGATAACTATGAAAGAGAGGGCGATGCTCACATATGCCCTGGTTCTCCACACCCCAGTCGATTTTGACACCGCGAGAATACTCATAAAACTCGAATCTTACAGCAAAACATCCAACGACCTCGTTTATTGGATGAACACTCCGAATCTGTTCTCTTCCACCGAGCTCATAGCGACAACCTCCTTTGCCCTGATGGCGCTCTCCACGTCCTTTGAGATACTGCCTCCAAGCGAGGTTAAAAACCCATACGAGATGCCCTGCCAAGCCCTGAAGAACATGCAGAACCCCGATGGAGGATGGGGTCTGACTCTGAACTCACCCTCCGACGAGAAGGCTACCTACTACGCCCTTATGGCAATCAAGGAGTGCTATCCCGAGAAGGAGGCCATAGATAAGGCAGTGGCGTGGGCAAGGGAAGCATTCCAGAAGGATGCCCTCTGGATAGAGCAGGACGGCAGGATGTCCGTCGGCTACTACTACGCTCTCGAGATACTCCTCATGTACAACGATCTTACCGAGGAAGAAAAAGCTCAGGCAATAGAGCTCATACGCAGCGCTCAGCTCGATTACGGCCTCTGGGGCAACACAGTCCTCGGGCCTCAGCCCTACGAGACCGCTCTGGCCGTTAAGGCCCTCCGCGATTTGGGCGTTCCTTCGGACGACCCGCTAATCCAGAAGGCTAAGGACTGGCTCCTGAGCATAACCAACGACGGTTGGGGAACCTACGTGACAACGAGGTACTTTGCCTACATGCTCAAGCCTGACGTCCTGACCACGCTCACAGTCCTTGAGGCCCTCGACGGAATAGCCACGCCCGAAGAACTTCAACCCCACATTGAGTGGCTCATAGAACAGAGGATTAATGGCGGCTGGCCCTACTGGAAGACCTACTACGTCTGGGAGAAGAACAAAGAATTCCCGGGAACCCCGAGCGTCGAGCTCACCGTCAGGGTCACCGACCTGCTCATCAAGTATGGTCACAACTACACCAATGAGACCCTCGACTTCGTGATGGAAGCCAGGGACAGCGGACTGATAGAGGACAAGACCCTGGAGACAGCGAGCGCTATACTCTACCTCTCGCGCTTCCAGTACATACCGCCCGTTAACCTCTACGACATCGAGAGGGCCCTTAACACCGACGTGTTCCAGATCATTGCACCCGGAATGGATCCGGAGAGCGTGAACGAGATAATAACCACGCTGAACGATCTCTTCAGCGGAGGCTTCATACCGGCCAACTCGACGGTCATCGGCGAGGAGAGCTACATAGTGATGGCAAACTTCGGCGACTACTGCATCAGAGACTACAACCCCTATATAAGGTTCTACATTGAGGATGGTACAGTTACTGTGGGCAACGTCACGGTTCCGACCGACAAAGCAGTGGTTCTCGTTCCCGGCAAGACTCCCAAGGGTGTCGTGTTCTTCATATTCTACGAACCAGAGAACGTGGAGATAGCGAAGGAGATATTCACCACGGGCTTCATCAGATACATTAGGGGAGAGGCAATGGTACTCCTCAGAGAGAATGGGAAGGTGCGCGTCATCGTAGTGGGGTGA
- a CDS encoding HemK2/MTQ2 family protein methyltransferase, whose product MMIYYKGLKLKLHPQVYEPAEDTFLLAENLAVKHGDVALDMGTGTGIIALLMARKAEYVLGVDVNPLAIKLARENARLNGIENVEFIQSNLFEGVNGEFDVITFNAPYLPGEPEEPIDLALVGGETGREVLDRFIDEVADYLKPGGIVQIVQSSITGIKETLERLKEVGLKGEIAAKNHVFFEDIVLINALLED is encoded by the coding sequence ATGATGATATATTACAAGGGACTAAAGCTCAAACTTCATCCGCAAGTCTACGAGCCAGCGGAGGATACGTTTCTCTTAGCCGAGAACTTGGCGGTTAAACATGGCGACGTTGCCCTCGATATGGGCACCGGAACGGGCATAATAGCACTTCTGATGGCGAGAAAGGCAGAGTACGTCCTCGGCGTTGACGTAAATCCCCTCGCCATTAAGCTGGCAAGGGAAAATGCGAGGCTCAACGGCATTGAAAACGTTGAGTTCATCCAGAGCAACCTCTTCGAGGGGGTTAATGGGGAGTTTGACGTCATCACCTTCAACGCGCCGTATCTGCCCGGCGAACCCGAGGAGCCTATAGACCTAGCACTGGTGGGGGGAGAAACCGGAAGGGAAGTCCTCGACAGGTTCATAGATGAAGTTGCCGATTATCTAAAGCCCGGTGGAATCGTTCAAATAGTTCAGAGCTCCATAACAGGAATAAAAGAGACTCTCGAGAGGCTGAAAGAAGTGGGTCTAAAGGGAGAAATAGCCGCTAAGAATCATGTCTTCTTTGAGGACATAGTCCTGATAAACGCCCTGCTTGAGGATTAA
- a CDS encoding DUF2341 domain-containing protein, translating to MRKRRAFVLNSTVILLLIPLMLLLATYEDVSSQIIISQSERIQIEKTYRVVSYVEMDFQRTLEISGKRAIVTIVDYIANTRDFLDPNNPDNMANATIRDLVLFGEANEIAKNYSDNLMKDQTIIGWLGNMSAELQKQGYDFKIANISVSQIRAMSPAERADFLRQNVELVVAPLDSFRIVIKAKMNDVTISDLAGKVVYTGPIPREGHVYSIITLENLEDPLFSALTYGRYYRSIEPCEYTFPELIDKPVKVLYGNGSSDTDHVLGKYSSVTWSEGFIFFGEYYPGDGATGYVLRTGDINQITAPVVVNTTLKGVPISPKLVFQDSDIGVLVFGNTGPSVHWCSLNYKWRVNITIPKFPDGSLVLLKLPTSIFPNIYHTDGEASMMIYEKSDTACVQVPFWIEYWGPTYVWVWIKASGTDYTIYFTDDPVYATDGYNKEYLFWLIDTFDGTSINPVLWNDLADAYLDGNGHLVVPGGTEKLALQTAEAIDGTFFVRFRMAPDSAVTDFDAGVQVAPSTDSSEGYLQVTVNYPSNVQDVQIPVYLDSTTAQMILHNDLSQAQIEVYSDPQMTSPLPFWIEYWNDNGALIWIRGDLPGTFYIRYNTGTYKRGNGDEVFEFFDDFNKTLSKWAIDPYSQGATAILNPAGEGTVTIEGGDSIFAMRTNTRLDVDYSFAIRFRMRPNFNEAQDWNAGIGIWDEDRRYYSTSRGIVYYLEEQLFTDDIIGNGNPLAIHWAEWGYTRKSVWLENWWVNNDNLDNTGLQDRDFNYHTYEIQMTFGTSVKFLDLTRKIVNNYDRTPITINSPLEYIYFVIDSGDKNRGAVFDWIFVRKLIDDTQLSYQITKGASSTRIQFIDDNPFYKNEDHGGDTLAILENWGDSLISGSASVLSDYHRYQVVFRPGTTNIELSFEDIDSTARSVSYTLDKQVSSPVKVGIVIDSQGSILNTAYFDWIVIGRMPYYTVDPIDVGSSGIESAPETKGAYDARAYDLQPLISCIIGQKYFGTYEGVSFFERLENSVTNHDRYFQLAKKMQDELGIKYGDEYYPIGLVSFMVPNTNYDQKLFDLFSSLGILVEDGQSSVDYYFLNYYFGRIAKKTGYRVWGISYGTSALTGDLSVVPFFIDDETAAAILGPTGAQDLLKR from the coding sequence ATGAGAAAGCGGCGCGCATTCGTTCTTAACTCCACGGTTATCCTTCTTCTAATCCCCCTTATGCTTCTTCTCGCGACGTATGAGGACGTATCATCACAGATAATCATCTCTCAGAGCGAGAGAATACAGATTGAAAAAACTTACAGGGTAGTATCCTACGTTGAGATGGACTTCCAGAGAACTCTCGAGATATCCGGAAAGAGGGCTATAGTCACGATAGTCGACTACATAGCAAACACGCGTGACTTTCTAGACCCAAATAACCCCGACAACATGGCGAACGCTACCATACGTGACCTTGTCCTTTTCGGAGAGGCCAATGAGATAGCGAAAAACTACTCTGATAATCTCATGAAGGATCAGACCATCATTGGATGGCTCGGCAACATGTCAGCAGAGCTCCAAAAGCAGGGATACGACTTCAAGATAGCGAATATCAGCGTCTCCCAGATAAGAGCCATGAGCCCCGCCGAGCGGGCTGATTTCCTGAGGCAGAATGTTGAGCTGGTCGTTGCTCCCCTCGATTCATTCAGGATTGTGATAAAGGCCAAGATGAACGATGTGACTATATCTGATTTGGCGGGGAAGGTTGTTTACACCGGCCCAATACCTAGGGAAGGACACGTGTACTCAATAATCACACTGGAAAACCTCGAGGACCCGCTCTTCTCAGCATTAACCTACGGAAGATACTACCGCTCGATAGAGCCGTGTGAGTACACCTTCCCTGAGCTCATAGACAAGCCGGTAAAGGTTCTTTACGGTAACGGAAGCAGTGATACTGACCATGTTCTGGGCAAATATTCTTCCGTAACCTGGAGCGAGGGATTCATATTCTTCGGTGAGTACTATCCCGGGGATGGCGCCACAGGATATGTGCTGCGTACAGGAGACATTAACCAGATTACCGCCCCAGTAGTAGTGAACACTACCTTAAAAGGAGTTCCAATCTCGCCGAAGCTAGTTTTTCAGGATAGCGACATTGGAGTTCTCGTCTTTGGGAACACTGGACCATCAGTCCACTGGTGCAGTCTAAACTACAAATGGAGGGTCAACATCACAATACCCAAGTTTCCCGATGGCAGCCTTGTGTTACTTAAACTTCCCACTAGCATCTTCCCCAACATCTATCATACCGACGGAGAAGCCTCGATGATGATATACGAGAAGTCCGACACAGCCTGCGTTCAGGTTCCGTTCTGGATAGAGTACTGGGGCCCGACATATGTTTGGGTGTGGATCAAGGCAAGCGGTACAGATTACACCATCTACTTCACAGACGATCCCGTGTACGCAACGGACGGCTACAATAAGGAGTACCTGTTCTGGCTCATAGATACCTTCGATGGAACGAGCATCAACCCAGTACTTTGGAACGATCTCGCGGACGCTTACCTCGATGGAAATGGCCATCTCGTAGTTCCAGGTGGAACAGAGAAGCTTGCCCTCCAGACGGCAGAGGCGATAGACGGAACGTTCTTCGTGAGGTTCAGAATGGCCCCTGACAGCGCCGTCACCGACTTCGACGCAGGGGTTCAGGTGGCGCCCTCAACGGATTCCAGTGAAGGTTACCTCCAGGTTACCGTAAACTATCCGTCAAATGTTCAGGACGTCCAGATACCCGTTTACTTGGACTCGACCACCGCCCAGATGATACTCCACAACGACCTGAGCCAGGCTCAGATAGAAGTGTATTCCGATCCCCAGATGACGTCTCCACTCCCATTCTGGATAGAGTACTGGAACGACAACGGCGCCCTCATCTGGATACGGGGAGACCTACCTGGGACGTTCTACATCAGATACAACACTGGGACATATAAGAGAGGCAATGGTGATGAAGTCTTTGAGTTTTTCGATGACTTTAATAAAACACTCTCAAAATGGGCAATTGATCCCTACAGTCAAGGTGCAACTGCAATACTTAATCCCGCTGGAGAAGGAACCGTTACGATAGAAGGGGGAGATTCAATATTTGCAATGCGCACAAATACCAGACTCGATGTAGACTACAGCTTTGCAATAAGGTTCAGAATGAGACCCAACTTCAATGAAGCTCAAGACTGGAATGCTGGGATCGGAATATGGGATGAAGACAGAAGATACTACAGTACATCACGGGGGATAGTTTACTATCTGGAAGAGCAGTTGTTTACTGACGACATTATTGGAAATGGAAATCCTCTAGCGATTCATTGGGCAGAATGGGGGTATACCAGAAAAAGCGTGTGGCTTGAAAATTGGTGGGTTAATAACGACAATCTGGATAATACAGGACTGCAAGACAGAGACTTCAACTATCACACCTACGAGATACAGATGACGTTTGGAACAAGCGTTAAGTTCCTAGATCTAACTCGCAAAATAGTAAACAACTATGACAGAACTCCAATCACAATAAACAGTCCGCTGGAGTACATATACTTCGTCATAGACAGTGGAGACAAAAATAGAGGAGCCGTGTTTGACTGGATATTTGTCCGCAAATTGATAGATGATACTCAGCTATCTTACCAAATAACCAAAGGAGCTTCCAGTACTAGAATTCAATTCATAGATGACAACCCATTCTACAAGAACGAGGATCACGGAGGAGACACCCTTGCCATCCTGGAGAACTGGGGGGACAGCTTAATATCCGGCAGTGCCTCGGTGCTATCCGACTACCATAGATACCAGGTTGTGTTCAGGCCAGGAACTACCAACATAGAGCTCAGCTTTGAAGACATCGATAGCACCGCCAGGAGCGTGTCCTACACTCTGGACAAGCAGGTGAGCTCTCCAGTTAAAGTGGGAATAGTCATAGACAGCCAGGGCAGCATTCTCAACACAGCATACTTCGACTGGATAGTTATCGGCAGGATGCCCTACTACACTGTGGATCCCATAGATGTGGGAAGCAGCGGAATCGAATCCGCCCCAGAGACCAAGGGAGCATACGACGCTCGCGCCTACGACCTCCAGCCGTTGATATCCTGTATAATCGGTCAGAAGTACTTCGGAACATACGAGGGAGTGTCCTTCTTTGAACGCCTTGAAAACAGTGTAACCAATCACGACCGTTACTTCCAGCTAGCAAAGAAGATGCAGGATGAACTCGGAATAAAATACGGGGATGAGTACTACCCCATCGGGCTGGTCAGCTTTATGGTTCCAAACACAAACTATGACCAAAAGCTCTTTGACCTCTTTAGCAGCCTTGGGATACTGGTAGAAGATGGACAAAGTAGCGTGGACTACTACTTCCTTAACTACTACTTTGGAAGGATAGCTAAAAAGACAGGCTACCGTGTCTGGGGCATCTCATACGGCACCAGCGCTCTTACAGGAGACCTGAGCGTGGTGCCTTTCTTCATTGACGACGAAACCGCCGCCGCCATACTGGGACCGACGGGTGCACAAGACCTACTAAAGAGGTGA
- the twy1 gene encoding 4-demethylwyosine synthase TYW1 yields MAITFKSNPNMPGEIARLFKKQHYALVGRHSSVKLCHWLKESIKHDRFCYKQKFYGIHSHRCLQMTPVTAWCTHNCIFCWRPMEGFLGTELPGPWDDPAFIVEESIKAQRKLLVGYKGMPGINMKKFEEAWNPKHAAISLSGEPMLYPYMGDLVEEFHKRGFTTFIVTNGTAPERLEEMIKEDKLPTQLYVSLTAPDIETYNRVNVPMIPDGWEKITRTLELMNGLPTRTVIRLTLVKDENMHNPEGYAKLIMKAKPMFVEAKAYMFVGFSRNRLTINNMPRHEEIKTFAEELVKHLPGYHIEDEYEPSRVVLIMRDDVDKTERFIKH; encoded by the coding sequence ATGGCGATAACGTTCAAGTCCAATCCAAACATGCCGGGCGAGATTGCGAGACTGTTTAAAAAGCAGCATTACGCTCTCGTGGGCAGACACAGCTCAGTCAAGCTCTGCCACTGGCTCAAAGAGAGCATAAAGCACGACAGGTTCTGTTACAAGCAGAAGTTCTACGGAATACACTCCCACCGCTGTCTGCAGATGACGCCGGTTACTGCATGGTGCACCCACAACTGCATCTTCTGCTGGCGTCCCATGGAGGGCTTCCTTGGAACCGAGCTTCCTGGACCCTGGGACGACCCGGCTTTCATAGTCGAGGAGAGCATAAAGGCCCAGCGCAAGCTCCTCGTCGGCTACAAGGGCATGCCTGGAATAAACATGAAGAAGTTCGAGGAGGCCTGGAATCCGAAGCACGCCGCCATAAGTCTCTCCGGTGAGCCGATGCTCTATCCATACATGGGCGATCTAGTTGAGGAGTTCCACAAGCGCGGATTCACCACCTTCATAGTCACAAACGGAACCGCTCCGGAGAGACTCGAAGAGATGATTAAGGAGGACAAGCTTCCGACCCAGCTCTACGTCTCGCTCACCGCTCCAGACATAGAGACCTACAACCGCGTCAATGTCCCAATGATTCCCGACGGCTGGGAGAAAATAACAAGAACCCTCGAGCTCATGAACGGTCTGCCAACGAGGACGGTGATAAGACTCACGCTCGTCAAGGACGAGAACATGCACAATCCAGAGGGCTACGCAAAGCTCATAATGAAGGCCAAACCAATGTTCGTCGAGGCCAAAGCCTACATGTTCGTCGGCTTCTCGAGGAACCGACTCACGATAAACAACATGCCGCGCCATGAAGAAATCAAGACCTTCGCAGAGGAGCTTGTCAAGCACCTGCCCGGCTACCACATCGAGGACGAGTACGAGCCGAGCCGTGTCGTTCTTATAATGCGCGATGATGTGGACAAAACAGAACGCTTCATAAAGCACTGA
- a CDS encoding FtsZ/tubulin family protein, which produces MRALIIGVGQCGTKIADLFALVDFEALAINTSRGDLDYLKHIPHERRILIGEGLTGGKGVNANPLLGREAMKRDLPMVMRKIGSIIGYEDIDVFFLTFGFGGGTGAGGTPVLAEALKEEYPDSLVVAIGALPLREEGIRPTINAAITIDKLSKIADSIIAIDNNKLKESGDDITKAYERINYTIVERIASLLALVDVPGEQTLDASDLKFVLKAFGSFATIGYAKADANKVKSLSRLIMKSFENEGLYLDANIESALYGLVAIHGPPELLKATEIFEALDYLTNKIRGKQIFRGFYPDPREREVEVVTLLSGIYESKSIEEIVLTAKRYAQSFMKAKKEAEAKKKKLLSGLPDFDDIYPGDGE; this is translated from the coding sequence GTGAGGGCTCTAATCATAGGGGTCGGCCAGTGCGGAACGAAGATAGCCGACCTCTTCGCCCTAGTTGATTTTGAGGCACTGGCGATAAACACCTCCAGGGGAGACCTAGATTACCTAAAACACATTCCTCACGAGAGAAGAATACTCATAGGAGAGGGCCTCACCGGTGGAAAGGGTGTCAACGCCAATCCACTACTTGGCAGAGAGGCAATGAAGCGCGATTTACCAATGGTAATGCGCAAGATAGGGTCGATAATCGGCTACGAAGACATAGACGTGTTCTTCTTAACTTTTGGCTTCGGCGGTGGAACTGGAGCCGGAGGAACACCAGTTCTGGCAGAGGCTCTAAAAGAGGAGTACCCCGATTCGCTCGTCGTGGCCATTGGAGCACTTCCACTCAGGGAGGAGGGCATAAGGCCGACCATAAACGCGGCCATAACTATAGACAAGCTCTCTAAGATCGCCGACTCCATCATAGCCATCGACAACAACAAGCTGAAAGAGAGCGGCGACGACATAACAAAGGCCTACGAGAGGATAAACTACACGATAGTCGAGCGCATAGCCTCCCTGCTGGCACTTGTCGACGTTCCCGGCGAGCAGACGCTTGACGCGAGCGATCTGAAGTTCGTTCTCAAGGCCTTTGGAAGCTTTGCCACCATTGGTTACGCGAAAGCTGACGCTAACAAGGTCAAGAGCCTCTCAAGGCTCATAATGAAGTCCTTCGAGAACGAGGGGCTTTATCTGGATGCAAACATAGAGTCAGCGCTCTACGGCCTCGTTGCAATTCATGGGCCGCCGGAGCTGCTCAAAGCTACGGAGATATTCGAGGCCCTCGATTACCTCACCAACAAGATACGAGGTAAGCAGATATTCCGCGGCTTCTATCCAGATCCGCGCGAGAGAGAGGTTGAAGTTGTAACCCTGCTGAGCGGCATCTACGAAAGCAAGAGCATCGAAGAGATAGTACTAACTGCCAAGCGCTACGCTCAGTCGTTCATGAAGGCCAAGAAAGAGGCTGAGGCTAAGAAGAAGAAGCTGCTAAGCGGTCTGCCTGACTTCGACGACATATATCCCGGTGATGGGGAATGA
- a CDS encoding class III signal peptide-containing protein, with product MMKKAKRGQVSLEFMLIFGIMLILLLYSVNNVTFREGSTSTETLRIQVSLEEKNLANAISNTISQVYAQGPGAKSTTYVRLTYLRDAGLLEKALNLESPRIFITYGNYSNDGNGTYVTVTGTGFNIVLSGGDKNIFWSRAMYQAVLYDNSSIWSPIGDITIGADTIYGLEIDPNDLPVTLKIVVEWNPDNPNSWTFDSTKGELRININPGG from the coding sequence ATGATGAAAAAAGCGAAGCGTGGCCAGGTTTCACTGGAGTTTATGCTCATATTCGGTATAATGCTTATACTGTTACTTTACTCTGTGAACAACGTTACTTTCCGGGAAGGCTCAACTTCAACTGAAACTCTCCGTATTCAGGTAAGTCTCGAGGAGAAGAACCTCGCCAACGCCATATCCAACACCATAAGCCAAGTTTATGCCCAGGGACCCGGTGCCAAATCCACCACCTACGTCAGGCTGACATACTTAAGGGATGCAGGCCTGCTCGAAAAGGCCCTGAACCTGGAGAGTCCGAGAATATTCATAACCTACGGCAACTACAGCAATGATGGCAACGGTACTTACGTCACAGTCACTGGCACGGGCTTTAACATCGTTCTTAGTGGCGGAGATAAGAACATATTCTGGAGCAGGGCAATGTATCAAGCTGTGCTGTACGATAACTCGTCCATATGGTCTCCCATAGGAGACATCACTATTGGCGCGGATACCATTTACGGCCTGGAGATAGACCCCAATGACCTCCCTGTGACCCTGAAAATAGTCGTCGAGTGGAACCCTGACAATCCCAACAGCTGGACGTTTGATTCCACAAAGGGCGAGCTGAGAATAAACATTAATCCTGGTGGCTGA